In Longimicrobium sp., a genomic segment contains:
- a CDS encoding DUF4097 family beta strand repeat-containing protein, with translation MTRLSLRAALLACTLGGIVTAPAAAQESTIDRTFPARPGGTLNLDLRPGGSVRVEAWDRDEVHVQGTLGGRDWREQVVTARPTGDGVELRVSFEGERESYSTDNRFEVHVPRRYSVRMSSGGGDLSVRGLEGEFSGSTGGGAIRLENVSGEAHLSTGGGGINVTDSRLDGNVSTGGGNVVFRNVTGSVNGRTGGGSVTHEDSPRSGTVRRASASGGRGRTIETGGGDVNIPSADGDVRASTGGGDITIGTVDGGVRASTGGGDVRIASAAGDLELRTGGGSVVATLVRGADVDITSGGGEVTLYLPRGIGAEFEIETSTQRNRRHVVIDGDFPLRVTEDDDWDDDHRRVRATGRTGDGSHRIVIRTAGADVHIRSR, from the coding sequence ATGACCAGACTCTCTCTCCGCGCCGCGCTGCTCGCCTGCACGCTGGGCGGGATCGTCACCGCGCCCGCCGCGGCACAGGAAAGCACCATCGACCGCACCTTCCCGGCGCGCCCCGGCGGCACGCTGAACCTGGACCTGCGCCCCGGCGGCTCCGTGCGCGTGGAGGCGTGGGACCGCGACGAGGTGCACGTGCAGGGCACGCTGGGCGGCCGCGACTGGCGCGAGCAGGTGGTCACCGCGCGGCCCACGGGCGACGGCGTGGAGCTCCGCGTCAGCTTCGAGGGCGAGCGGGAGAGCTACAGCACCGACAACCGCTTCGAGGTGCACGTGCCGCGGCGCTACTCGGTGCGGATGAGTTCCGGCGGCGGCGACCTGTCGGTGCGCGGGCTGGAGGGCGAGTTCTCCGGCAGCACCGGCGGCGGCGCCATCCGGCTGGAGAACGTCTCGGGCGAGGCGCACCTGAGCACCGGCGGCGGTGGCATCAACGTCACCGACTCGCGGCTCGACGGCAACGTGTCCACGGGCGGCGGCAACGTCGTCTTCCGCAACGTCACCGGCAGCGTGAATGGGCGCACCGGCGGCGGATCGGTGACCCACGAGGATTCGCCGCGCTCCGGCACGGTCCGGCGCGCGTCGGCCTCGGGCGGCCGCGGGCGCACCATCGAGACGGGCGGTGGCGACGTGAACATCCCCTCGGCCGACGGCGACGTGCGCGCCTCCACCGGCGGCGGCGACATCACCATCGGCACGGTGGACGGCGGCGTCCGCGCCAGCACGGGCGGCGGCGACGTGCGCATCGCCTCCGCCGCGGGCGACCTGGAGCTGCGGACGGGCGGCGGGTCGGTCGTGGCCACCCTCGTGCGCGGTGCCGACGTCGACATCACCTCCGGCGGCGGCGAGGTGACGCTGTACCTGCCGCGGGGCATCGGCGCCGAGTTCGAGATCGAGACGTCGACGCAGCGCAACCGCCGCCACGTGGTCATCGACGGCGATTTCCCGCTGCGGGTGACGGAAGACGACGACTGGGACGACGACCACCGCCGCGTGCGCGCCACCGGCCGCACCGGCGACGGCAGCCATCGCATCGTCATCCGCACCGCCGGCGCCGACGTCCACATCCGCAGCCGGTGA